The following is a genomic window from Geobacillus subterraneus.
CGCGATGAAAATCGGCTATCGGACGTTGAAAACGGCGGTCGGGGCGGCGCTGGCGATCGCCATCGCTCAGTTGATCGGCCTTCACAACTTCGCTTCTGCCGGCATTATCGTCATTTTGTGCGTTCAAGTGACGAAAAAGCGGTCGCTGGAGACCGCGCGAGCCCGTTTGGCGGCGTGCGTTGTCGCGATCGGGTTTGCGGCGTTGTTTTTTGCCGTCTTCGGCTACCATCCGTGGACGATCGGGCTGCTGCTGTTAGTGTTTATTCCGGTGACGGTTCGGCTGAAAGTCAACGAAGGCATTGCGACCAGTTCGGTGATCATTTTGCATTTGTATGCGGCCAAGGAGATCACATGGGAATGGGTCGTCAATGAGCTGCTGTTGGTCGCTGTCGGCATCGGGGTGGCGCTCATCGTCAACATGTACATGCCGAGCGCCGAGAAGCAGCTTAAAGAGTACCAGCGCATTGTCGAGGATTTGTTTCGCATCATTTTAAAAGAAATCGTGCGCTATTTGCGCACGAATGAGCTCGATTGGGATGGGAAGGAGCTGCCGCTGGCGGCGACGATACTTGAGCAGGCGAAAACGCTCGCGATGCGCCACGCCGACAACCAGCTATGGCGGAACGAAGACGAGTACGTCCGCTACTTCCGGATGCGCGAGCGGCAGCTGGAAATCATCGAGCATATGCTTCCGCTTGTGACGTCGCTGACGTACACGGTTGAGCAGCGGATGATGATCGCTGATTTTATCGACGAACTAAGCGATGCCATTCACCCGGGAAATACAGCCGATCGGTTTTTGCGGCGTCTTTCGGCGATGCGCGAGGAATTTAAGGAAATGCCGCTGCCAACGACGCGCGAACAGTTTGAAGAGCGGGCGGCGCTGTTTCATTTGGTGCGCGAATTGGAGCAATATTTAATCATTAAAAGTGGGTTCCAGCCCGGAAATGAACCAGACAAAAGGCGTCGTTTGTTGCCGCTTGGCTGAACGAAGCGATGTGCATACCCCCGTCTTTGTCGGCGCACACTAAAGCTAAACGTCAGCAAATGGTGGGGGGCTTGATACTTGATATGCGTAAATCGTTAGCACTCTGCCTGCTGCTTAGTGTGCTGTTGGTTGCGCCGTTTCAGACGGCGGCGGAGATAAAGCCGCTTGTGATTGTGAACAAAGCGATCAACAAACTTGCGCTCGTCCGCGACGGTCGCATTGAGGCCGTTTATCCGGTGGCGACGGGGGTGAATGCCGAACTGACGCCGGAAGGGCTGTTTACCGTGACGGTGAAGGCGGAAAATCCGTACTATCGGAAAAAAGACATTCCGGGCGGAGCGCCGAACAATCCGCTTGGCACGAGATGGATCGGTTTTGATGCGCGCGGGACGGACGGGCGCATTTACGGCGTTCATGGGACAAACAACCCAGCGTCGATCGGCGGCTACGTTTCGCAAGGGTGCGTGCGCATGCACAACCGCGATGTCGAGCATTTGTACGAACGGGTACCGATCGGCGCCCGCGTGCTCATTCTCCGCAGCAACGAGTCGTTTTCCGCCATTGCCAAGCGCTACGGCGTCCTCCAATGAAGAAACGCAAGCTTTCTGTTTCGAAGCTTGCGTTTTTTCGCTAAAGAGAGGTTAAAACCACATGCTGATGCCGGCAAGGAGCGTCGTCAGCAGCATGCAAATGAGCATTAAGTAAACGACGAATTTTTGCGTTTTGCGCGACAACGGTTTTTCCTCCTTCCGCCCGCCGTTCTGTTTTTATTGTAACCGTACGCAGCGGAGCGGACAAGAAAAAACAAAAAGAAGGATTTTTTGTCGAAACGGCGAATATACATAACGGTTCCGATTATTTCGCAGCAAAGGGGACGAAACGATGCACGTAAAAAAAGTCGATCATATCGGCATTGCCGTCCGCTCGATCGAGAAAGCGCTTCCGTTTTATACGGATGTGCTCGGGCTGCCGTTTCTCGGCATCGAAGAAGTCGGGTCGGAGCAGGTGAAAGTGGCGTTTTTGCAAGCGGGAGAAGCGAAAATTGAACTGCTTGAGCCGCTGTCGCCGGAGAGCGCGGTCGCGACATTCATCGAAAAGCGCGGCGAAGGGATCCACCATGTAGCACTTGGCGTCGATGACATCACCGAACGCATCCGCGAGTTGAAGGAGCACGGCATCCGTATGATTCAAGAAACGCCAAAACGCGGCGCCGGCGGGGCATGGGTGGCGTTCATGCATCCGAAATCGACCGGCGGCGTGTTGTATGAACTTTGCGAACGGCCGAAAACGGAGGGACATCAATGAGCGACATGTACGATAAAATCAATGAATTATATGACCGCCGACGTGAGATTGAACTGGGCGGCGGCGACGAGAAAATCGAACAGCAGCACGCGAAAGGGAAGCTGACCGCGCGCGAGCGGATTGACTTGCTTTTGGACGAAGGAACGTTTGTCGAACTGAATCCGTTCATCGAGCATCGCTGCACCGACTTTGGTCTCGGCGAAAAAAAAGGGCCGGGCGATGGGGTGGTCACCGGCTACGGGAAAATCAACGGCCGCACGGTGTTTGTGTTTTCGCAAGATTTCACCGTTTTCGGCGGCGCCCTTGGGGAAATGCACGCGAAAAAAATTACGAACATCATGGATTTGGCGGCGAAAACCGGGGCGCCGATCATCGGTTTGAATGATTCGGGCGGCGCCCGCATTCAAGAAGGGGTCTTGTCGCTGGACGGGTACGGGCACATTTTTTACCGCAACGCCATTTACTCCGGCGTCATTCCGCAAATTTCCGTCATCATGGGGCCGTGCGCCGGCGGGGCCGTCTATTCGCCGGCTATCACCGATTTTGTGTTCATGGTCGAAAAAACGAGCCAAATGTTCATCACTGGCCCGAAAGTGATTGAAGCGGTGACCGGGGAGAAAATCAGCGCCGAAGATTTAGGCGGCGCCCGCGTGCACAACACGATCAGCGGCAACGCCCATTTTGCGGCGGCGAATGAGAAGGAGGCGCTCGCCGAGGTGCGGCGGCTGCTTGGCTATTTGCCGTCAAACAATCACGAAAAGCCGCCGTTTGGCCCGATTCCGGACGGGGACGACTACCGGCCCGATTTGGCCGACGTCGTGCCGATTGACGCCGTTCGCCCGTACGATGTGCGCCATGTGATCGCCCACGTCGTCGATGACGGTTCGTTTCTGGAAGTGCAAAAAGATTTTGCGAAAAACATCGTGGTCGGTTTTGCCCGCATCAAAGGTGAAGTGGTGGGGCTTGTGTGCAACCAGCCGAAGTTTATGGCTGGCGGCCTTGACATCGATTCGTCCGACAAAGCGGCGCGGTTCATCCGCTTTTGCGATTCGTTCAACATCCCGATCATTACGTTTGAGGACGTCACCGGCTTTTTCCCGGGCGTCAAGCAGGAGCACGGCGGCATCATCCGCCATGGGGCGAAAATTTTGTACGCCTACTCGGAAGCAACGGTGCCGAAAATTACGGTCATTTTGCGGAAAGCGTACGGCGGCGCGTACGTCGCCTTAAACAGCAAATCGATCGGCGCCGATGTCGTCTATGCGTGGCCGAACGCCGAAGTGGCCGTCATGGGGCCTCAAGGGGCGGCGAACATTATTTTCGCCAGTGAAATCGAAAACAGCCCGAACCCGGAAGCGACGCGGGCGCAAAAGATTGAAGAATACCGGGAAACCTTCGCCAACCCGTACGTCGCCGCCAAATACGGGATGATCGATGACGTCATCGACCCGCGCGACACGAGAATCAAGCTCATCCAGGCGCTCGAGATGCTTCGCCATAAGCATGAAGAGCGGCCGAAGAAAAAGCATGGCAACATTCCGCTGTAAAAACGGGGTCAAGGGGCCCCGTTTTGTTGCTTGGCCTCCATTTTCGCATACGGATTGGCGTCCATCAGGCTCATTCCGCTGCTGCGCCTTCCCATTGCTCACGGATTTTTTTCGTCTGTCGAACCCGGGAGCTCGCGCCCGCGCATTGCGAACGCGGCTGTCAGCGCTGTGCGTGCCGATCGTTCCGGCGTCCGGTTTGGCGTTGAGTGGAAACTTCCGGTATACTTGAAGTGGAATCTATACATAGGAGGAAGAAACGGATGGTGAATGAACAGCGTCTTGTCGACGAATTTTTGGAACTTGTGCAAATCGATTCGGAAACGAAGCATGAAGGTGAGATCGCCAAGGTGCTGAAACAAAAGTTTGAAGCGCTCGGCCTTGAGGTCATCGAAGACGATGCCGCCGCGAAAACAGGGCATGGCGCCGGCAACTTGATTTGCACGCTCGCGGCGACGAAAGACGGGATCGACCCGATTTACTTCACGTCGCATATGGATACGGTCGTGCCGGGCAAAGGAGTGAAGCCGTCGATTCGCGATGGGTATGTCGTCACCGACGGGACGACGATTTTAGGGGCGGACGACAAGGCGGGCTTGGCGGCCATGTTGGAAGCGATTCGCGTGTTGAAAGAACAAAACATCCCGCATGGCGTAATCCAGTTTATCATCACCGTCGGCGAAGAGTCGGGGCTTGTCGGGGCGAAGGCGCTTGACCCGTCGCTCATTCAAGCGAAATACGGCTATGCCTTGGACAGCGACGGCAAAGTCGGCAACATCGTCGTCGCCGCCCCGACGCAGGCGAAGCTGAAAGTCGTTGTGCACGGCAAAACCGCCCATGCCGGCGTGGCGCCGGAAAAAGGAGTGTCTGCCATTACGATTGCGGCGAAGGCGATCGCGAAAATGCCGCTCGGCCGCATCGACGAGGAGACGACAGCGAACATCGGCCGCTTTGAGGGCGGCACGCAAACGAACATCGTCTGCGACCGCGTTGATATTTTAGCGGAAGCCCGTTCCCTCGTTCCGGAAAAAATGGAAGCGCAAGTGGCGAAAATGAAAGAGGCGTTTGAAACGGTTGCCGCGGAAATGGGGGGGCGCGCCGATGTCGAAGTGGAAGTGATGTACCCGGGCTTTAAGTTCAGCGACGGCGACCATGTCGTCGAGGTCGCCAAACGGGCGGCGGCGAACATCGGACGGCCGTGCAAGCTGGAGAAAAGCGGCGGCGGCAGCGATGCCAACGTCATTGCCGGTTTCGGTATTCCGACCGTCAATCTTGCTGTCGGCTATGAAGAGATTCATACAACGAACGAACGGATGCCGATTGAAGAGCTGGTGAAACTGACGGAAATGGTCGTCGCCATTGTCGAAGAAGTGGCCAATGCCGAGTGAGCATCCCGCAAACGGGTGCTCTTTTCTTTTGGCTGCCGTAAACATTCAGCGCCAAATGCCGATAAATAAAGTAGAAACGTGTTGAGATGGGGGCAACCTATTTCGACTTTTTCAGAAAGGGAGGAGCCGGGGAATGGATAAATATGTGGTCTTTCGCGTCGAGCGCGAACAGTACGCCATTTCGATTGCCTATGTCGTCTCGATTGAAAAAGTGACGGCGCCAACGGCAGTGCCGCACATGCCGGACTATATGGCTGGCGTCGTGCGCATTCGCGGCGAGCTTGTGCCGGTGTTGGACATGCGGAAGCTGCTGTACGGCCGCGCCATTGAGGAAACGGATCAGACGCGCCTCATTGTCGCGGCGGTGGACGGTTTGTCCGTCGCCTTTATCGTCGACGAGGCGAAGGAGATCGCCGATATCGGACAGGAAGGCATTCAACCACTTCAGTTGATGTCCTCTGAGCGGACGCCATATTTAGTTGGAATGGCGACGTTGCCTGATCGATTGTTGACCGTGCTCGATCCGCGCGTGTTGTTCAACCATTTGGAGGAGGCGGAAGAGATTCGAGAGCAAGTGGCTGCTGTCCAGCCCGATGAAGCGGTATAGGTGTTTGCCTATACCGTTTTGTTTTCCGCGCATATCCTAACCATGGAAGCAAGCTGACACACCAAGGAGGAGGGGTTTCCATGGTTCGACCGTTCGGCCCATATATGGGCGGCTTTTACCCGCCGTACGTCGGCGGCTACGGCTACCACCCGTACGGCTATCACCATCATCATCATTGGCACGGGGGATATGACGGCTACCACCACTTCCCGTATGGCATGCATTACGGCTATTATCCGTTTTCGCCGTACGGCTTCCCGCATTACGGAGGTTATTAAGCACAGAGGGGCGCCAAGCCCCTTCTTTTGCATGAAAATGGCAGGAGGCGTTTACCGATCATTCATAAATCGGTTTAGAAAAACTTGCAGGCAAGCGGCCCATTATGATATGTTGTTTGGTGAACAAACAAAAATAGAAAGGAACGTTGGCAATGGCGAAACAGCAAATCGGCGTCATCGGACTGGCGGTCATGGGGAAAAACTTGGCGCTCAACATCGAAAGCAGAGGCTATTCGGTGGCGGTGTACAACCGTTCGCACGAAAAAACGGATGAATTTTTAGAAGAAGCGAAAGGAAAAAACGTTGTCGGTACATACAGCATTGAGGAGTTCGTCAACGCCTTGGAAAAACCGCGGAAAATTTTGCTGATGGTGAAAGCGGGAGCGCCGACGGACGCGACGATCGAACAGCTGAAGCCGCATCTGGAAAAAGGCGATATTTTAATCGACGGCGGCAACACGTATTTTAAGGATACGCAGCGCCGCAACAAAGAGCTCGCTGAACTCGGCATCCACTTTATCGGCACGGGTGTGTCCGGCGGTGAGGAAGGGGCGCTGAAAGGCCCATCGATCATGCCGGGGGGACAAAAAGAAGCGCATGAGCTCGTGCGCCCAATTTTTGAAGCCATCGCCGCCAAAGTTGACGGCGAGCCGTGCACGACGTACATCGGTCCGGACGGCGCCGGCCATTACGTGAAAATGGTGCATAACGGCATCGAATACGGCGACATGCAGCTGATCGCCGAAGCGTACTTCCTGCTCAAACACGTGCTCGGCATGGATGCCAATGAACTGCATGAAGTGTTCGCTGACTGGAACAAAGGCGAGCTGAACAGCTACTTAATCGAAATCACCGCTGACATTTTCACAAAAATCGATGAAGAGACGGGCAAGCCGTTGGTTGATGTCATTTTGGACAAGGCCGGGCAAAAAGGGACGGGCAAATGGACGAGCCAAAACGCGCTCGATTTAGGCGTGCCGCTGCCGATCATCACCGAATCGGTATTCGCCCGCTTCATCTCGGCGATGAAAGACGAGCGCGTGAAAGCAAGCAAAGTGCTGGCAGGCCCAGCGGTGAAGCCGTTTGAAGGCGACCGCGCCCACTTCATCGAAGCGGTGCGCCGCGCGCTTTATATGAGCAAAATTTGCTCATACGCCCAAGGGTTTGCGCAAATGAAAGCCGCATCTGACGAATACGACTGGAATTTGCGCTACGGCGACATCGCCATGATTTTCCGCGGCGGCTGCATCATCCGCGCGCAATTTTTGCAAAAAATTAAAGAGGCGTACGACCGCGATCCGGCGCTGCCGAACTTGCTCTTGGATCCGTACTTCAAAAACATCGTCGAACGCTATCAAGATGCGCTCCGCGAAATCGTCGCCACCGCAGCGATGCGCGGCATTCCGGTGCCAGGATTCGCCAGCGCCCTCGCGTACTATGACAGCTACCGCACCGCGGTGCTGCCGGCCAACTTGATCCAAGCGCAGCGCGACTACTTCGGCGCCCACACGTACGAACGCGTCGATAAGGAAGGCATTTTCCATACGGAATGGTTGAAGTAAGCAAAAAACCCTTAGAGCCGCATAAGGTTCTAAGGGTTTTTGGCGCTTGGTGAAACTTCGTCTCAACCGTTTCCATCGCATGGAAGTCGCCCGACATTATCGCCCGGCGGACCTTTCCGTTCACGCTAGGCATCTGATTACGCGCGGCGATAAATGGCATCGCCGACAATAATCGTGATTAAAGAGATCAGCATCGTCAATTTGACCGCTTTGTAGTCTAAAAAGCGCAGCACTTGTTCTTCAAACATGTAGATGAAAAAGAATATGACCATCAGCACGGCGAGAAATAAGGCAAATCGTTTTTTTCGATTCATGAAGAGAAGTTCTCCCGCTATTTCCCTTTAATATATTTACAATGAATTTTTATTAAAAAATTTTCAAAAAACAAGAGCCTTTATTCCCACTTTTCAACCTGTAGATAAGCGAATTCGATACATTGACAACCAAACAAAAAAGAGACATGAACCGGACTCCATGGGTGGAGTCGATGCCCTCTCACCTGCCGACATGGAGGTCCATGCCTCATGGATCGATGAGCACATGATCAAGGAAGGGAGACAACCTGATCCTTTTCTCCCTGGTCCTTAGAGAGAATGTGATAAAATATTAGGTAAAAATAAGTTGCGAAGGAAAGGGGGCAACTATCATGAATAACAGGACAAGAGAGGAACCTGCAGTGTCTTTTCCGGAATTTCTCGAAGAGCTACGTCAAGAGTTACGTGTTCAGCAAAATGGGGGAACTAGTTATCGAAAACAAACGGCACAATTATCATTACAAGTTGCCGAGAAAGCAGGATGTATAGATCCGTTTTTTTTACAGAGAAAGTGCCAAGCGGACAGTTTCTCAATTGCTTTCTAACCTCGATCTTTTTCGTATCGAAGACGTTGATGTTTTGACCGATCTTGCCCCTTTTCCTGTCTTGTTCTGACAAAAGGTAACTGTGTCATCATGGCGCCTGAACATAAGGCGCACGATTATTGTTTGTTTACACGTGGAGGGATTTGTCATGCCATCACAACGCAAATCGATCATTCCCGACGGCTTTTTATGGGGCGGGGCGGTGACGTCGTTCCAGACGGAAGGGGCGTGGAACGAAGGCGGCAAAGGGCTGTCGATCGTCGATGCGCGCCCGATTCCGGAAGGCCATTCCGATTGGAAAGTGGCGGTCGACTTTTACCATCGCTACAAAGAAGACATCGCTTTGTTCAAGGAGCTCGGTTTTACCGCCTACCGGACGAGCATCGCCTGGACGCGCATTTTTCCGGACGGGGAAGGGGAGCCGAATGAAGCGGGCTTGGCGTTTTATGATGCCGTGTTTGACGAGCTGAAAGCGAACGGCATCGAACCGGTTATTACGCTGTACCATTTTGATTTGCCGCTGGCGTTGGCGAAGAAATACAACGGTTTTGCCTCGCGGAAGGTCGTCGATTTGTTTGAACGGTACGCACGCACCGTGTTTGCGCGCTACCGCGGAAAAGTAAACTATTGGCTGACGTTCAACGAACAAAACTTAGTGCTCGAACAACCGCATTTATGGGGGGCGATCTGCCCGGATGATGAAGACCCGGAAGCGTTTGCCTACCGCGTCTGCCATCACGTCTTTCTCGCCCACGCCAAGGCGGTGAAGGCGCTGCGCGAGATCGCTCCCGAGGCGAAGATCGGCGGAATGGCGACGTATTTGACAACGTATCCGGCAACATGCCGACCGGAAGACGCTTTGGCGAACGTGCAGGCGAAAGAGCTGTTCATTGATTTCTTCTTTGATGTGTTCGCCCGCGGCGTTTATCCGCGTTATGTGACGAGGCGGCTAGAGAAAAAGGGGATCCGCTTGCCGCTTGAGGCAGGCGATGAGGAATTGCTGCGCACGCAGACGGTCGACTT
Proteins encoded in this region:
- the gndA gene encoding NADP-dependent phosphogluconate dehydrogenase, producing the protein MAKQQIGVIGLAVMGKNLALNIESRGYSVAVYNRSHEKTDEFLEEAKGKNVVGTYSIEEFVNALEKPRKILLMVKAGAPTDATIEQLKPHLEKGDILIDGGNTYFKDTQRRNKELAELGIHFIGTGVSGGEEGALKGPSIMPGGQKEAHELVRPIFEAIAAKVDGEPCTTYIGPDGAGHYVKMVHNGIEYGDMQLIAEAYFLLKHVLGMDANELHEVFADWNKGELNSYLIEITADIFTKIDEETGKPLVDVILDKAGQKGTGKWTSQNALDLGVPLPIITESVFARFISAMKDERVKASKVLAGPAVKPFEGDRAHFIEAVRRALYMSKICSYAQGFAQMKAASDEYDWNLRYGDIAMIFRGGCIIRAQFLQKIKEAYDRDPALPNLLLDPYFKNIVERYQDALREIVATAAMRGIPVPGFASALAYYDSYRTAVLPANLIQAQRDYFGAHTYERVDKEGIFHTEWLK
- a CDS encoding glycoside hydrolase family 1 protein, with protein sequence MPSQRKSIIPDGFLWGGAVTSFQTEGAWNEGGKGLSIVDARPIPEGHSDWKVAVDFYHRYKEDIALFKELGFTAYRTSIAWTRIFPDGEGEPNEAGLAFYDAVFDELKANGIEPVITLYHFDLPLALAKKYNGFASRKVVDLFERYARTVFARYRGKVNYWLTFNEQNLVLEQPHLWGAICPDDEDPEAFAYRVCHHVFLAHAKAVKALREIAPEAKIGGMATYLTTYPATCRPEDALANVQAKELFIDFFFDVFARGVYPRYVTRRLEKKGIRLPLEAGDEELLRTQTVDFLSFSYYQSQIVRHQEQDERIIKGLAPNPHLPKTKWGWAIDPIGLRIALKDVYARYEMPIFITENGIGLEEELNEDGMIEDDERIDYMRRHIEQMKLAIEEGVEVIGYLMWGATDLLSSQGEMRKRYGVIFVNRDDQNLRDLKRYKKKSFYWFQRVIRTNGEEL
- the mce gene encoding methylmalonyl-CoA epimerase, which produces MHVKKVDHIGIAVRSIEKALPFYTDVLGLPFLGIEEVGSEQVKVAFLQAGEAKIELLEPLSPESAVATFIEKRGEGIHHVALGVDDITERIRELKEHGIRMIQETPKRGAGGAWVAFMHPKSTGGVLYELCERPKTEGHQ
- a CDS encoding L,D-transpeptidase, whose product is MRKSLALCLLLSVLLVAPFQTAAEIKPLVIVNKAINKLALVRDGRIEAVYPVATGVNAELTPEGLFTVTVKAENPYYRKKDIPGGAPNNPLGTRWIGFDARGTDGRIYGVHGTNNPASIGGYVSQGCVRMHNRDVEHLYERVPIGARVLILRSNESFSAIAKRYGVLQ
- a CDS encoding aromatic acid exporter family protein, yielding MKIGYRTLKTAVGAALAIAIAQLIGLHNFASAGIIVILCVQVTKKRSLETARARLAACVVAIGFAALFFAVFGYHPWTIGLLLLVFIPVTVRLKVNEGIATSSVIILHLYAAKEITWEWVVNELLLVAVGIGVALIVNMYMPSAEKQLKEYQRIVEDLFRIILKEIVRYLRTNELDWDGKELPLAATILEQAKTLAMRHADNQLWRNEDEYVRYFRMRERQLEIIEHMLPLVTSLTYTVEQRMMIADFIDELSDAIHPGNTADRFLRRLSAMREEFKEMPLPTTREQFEERAALFHLVRELEQYLIIKSGFQPGNEPDKRRRLLPLG
- a CDS encoding chemotaxis protein CheW; translated protein: MDKYVVFRVEREQYAISIAYVVSIEKVTAPTAVPHMPDYMAGVVRIRGELVPVLDMRKLLYGRAIEETDQTRLIVAAVDGLSVAFIVDEAKEIADIGQEGIQPLQLMSSERTPYLVGMATLPDRLLTVLDPRVLFNHLEEAEEIREQVAAVQPDEAV
- the prli42 gene encoding stressosome-associated protein Prli42 produces the protein MSRKTQKFVVYLMLICMLLTTLLAGISMWF
- a CDS encoding tripeptidase T, whose translation is MVNEQRLVDEFLELVQIDSETKHEGEIAKVLKQKFEALGLEVIEDDAAAKTGHGAGNLICTLAATKDGIDPIYFTSHMDTVVPGKGVKPSIRDGYVVTDGTTILGADDKAGLAAMLEAIRVLKEQNIPHGVIQFIITVGEESGLVGAKALDPSLIQAKYGYALDSDGKVGNIVVAAPTQAKLKVVVHGKTAHAGVAPEKGVSAITIAAKAIAKMPLGRIDEETTANIGRFEGGTQTNIVCDRVDILAEARSLVPEKMEAQVAKMKEAFETVAAEMGGRADVEVEVMYPGFKFSDGDHVVEVAKRAAANIGRPCKLEKSGGGSDANVIAGFGIPTVNLAVGYEEIHTTNERMPIEELVKLTEMVVAIVEEVANAE
- a CDS encoding acyl-CoA carboxylase subunit beta, producing the protein MSDMYDKINELYDRRREIELGGGDEKIEQQHAKGKLTARERIDLLLDEGTFVELNPFIEHRCTDFGLGEKKGPGDGVVTGYGKINGRTVFVFSQDFTVFGGALGEMHAKKITNIMDLAAKTGAPIIGLNDSGGARIQEGVLSLDGYGHIFYRNAIYSGVIPQISVIMGPCAGGAVYSPAITDFVFMVEKTSQMFITGPKVIEAVTGEKISAEDLGGARVHNTISGNAHFAAANEKEALAEVRRLLGYLPSNNHEKPPFGPIPDGDDYRPDLADVVPIDAVRPYDVRHVIAHVVDDGSFLEVQKDFAKNIVVGFARIKGEVVGLVCNQPKFMAGGLDIDSSDKAARFIRFCDSFNIPIITFEDVTGFFPGVKQEHGGIIRHGAKILYAYSEATVPKITVILRKAYGGAYVALNSKSIGADVVYAWPNAEVAVMGPQGAANIIFASEIENSPNPEATRAQKIEEYRETFANPYVAAKYGMIDDVIDPRDTRIKLIQALEMLRHKHEERPKKKHGNIPL